A part of Sulfurimonas sp. HSL-1716 genomic DNA contains:
- a CDS encoding HAMP domain-containing sensor histidine kinase — MPKSKRDFFDYLIDKLSSCNRFVVILISTFVSTFLSVPLVYIFVLLFKCEYNYVYFSLSIILPLLITPFMTYFILKLVKNLKFVKEHLQEEINKNKKKDIMLFEQARFALMGEMMANISHQWKQPLNTISLAVVAARTSSGKKEEMDKYFTIMEDNVDYLASTVDDFMSFFDKKVSLELRELEELIKEIKSIICSHIDNKKISLEIKIDEQSRHAMMVSSVTQVILNLLNNSRNALELLKKEGKKIELRFSSQDEGIIIECIDNGGGIEESIQHKIFDPYFTTKHKKKGTGIGLFMSKEIVQKVFEGDIILKSSDAEGTHFYIFIPYSDHCIKGTAS; from the coding sequence ATGCCAAAGAGCAAAAGAGATTTTTTCGACTATCTTATCGATAAATTGTCGTCGTGTAATAGGTTTGTAGTCATTTTGATCTCTACATTCGTCTCCACGTTCCTTTCCGTTCCGCTGGTCTATATCTTTGTATTGTTGTTCAAATGTGAATATAACTACGTTTACTTTTCTTTGTCGATTATTCTGCCGCTTCTTATAACACCCTTTATGACATATTTTATTTTGAAACTGGTAAAGAACCTGAAGTTCGTTAAAGAGCATCTTCAAGAAGAGATAAACAAAAATAAGAAAAAAGATATCATGCTCTTTGAACAGGCACGTTTTGCGTTAATGGGAGAGATGATGGCAAATATCTCTCATCAGTGGAAACAGCCTTTGAATACGATATCGCTGGCAGTCGTTGCGGCAAGAACGTCAAGCGGGAAAAAAGAGGAGATGGACAAATACTTCACCATCATGGAAGATAACGTAGATTATCTGGCATCTACGGTAGATGACTTTATGTCGTTCTTTGATAAGAAAGTTTCTTTGGAGCTTAGAGAGCTTGAAGAGCTGATAAAAGAGATCAAGAGTATAATCTGTTCACATATCGACAACAAAAAGATATCTTTGGAGATAAAGATCGATGAGCAAAGCAGACATGCCATGATGGTCTCATCCGTTACGCAGGTTATTTTAAATCTTTTAAACAACTCAAGAAATGCTTTAGAGCTTTTAAAAAAAGAGGGCAAGAAGATAGAGTTGCGTTTTTCAAGTCAAGATGAAGGGATCATCATCGAGTGCATAGACAACGGCGGAGGTATCGAAGAGAGTATCCAGCATAAGATATTCGATCCCTATTTTACGACAAAACATAAAAAGAAAGGTACGGGTATCGGTTTGTTCATGTCAAAAGAGATTGTGCAAAAAGTTTTTGAAGGCGATATAATCTTAAAATCATCCGATGCCGAGGGTACGCATTTTTATATTTTCATACCCTATTCGGATCACTGTATAAAAGGGACGGCTTCATGA
- the tpx gene encoding thiol peroxidase codes for MATTMLKGNTVNLAGNEVKVGDKAPQVTVTNSDGLADKVVGGAQGKKQLIVVVPSLDTPVCATETRQFNAKAAELTDVDVTIVSMDLPFAAGRFCSTEGISNLTVASDFRNKDFANAYGVLIADGALAGVTCRAIFAVDANGIVTYKEIVPEITEEPNYDAALAAVK; via the coding sequence ATGGCAACTACAATGTTAAAAGGTAATACGGTTAATTTAGCAGGCAATGAAGTAAAAGTAGGTGATAAAGCACCTCAAGTCACAGTGACTAACTCAGATGGTCTGGCCGATAAAGTAGTAGGCGGTGCTCAAGGTAAAAAACAACTTATCGTTGTCGTACCCTCTTTAGATACTCCTGTATGTGCTACTGAGACTCGTCAGTTCAACGCAAAAGCCGCTGAGCTAACTGATGTTGATGTAACTATCGTATCTATGGACCTGCCGTTTGCTGCCGGACGTTTTTGTTCGACTGAAGGTATCTCTAATCTGACAGTGGCTTCAGATTTTAGAAACAAAGACTTTGCTAACGCTTACGGCGTACTTATTGCTGACGGTGCTTTGGCCGGTGTTACTTGTCGTGCTATTTTTGCTGTCGATGCTAACGGTATCGTTACTTATAAAGAGATCGTTCCTGAGATCACTGAAGAGCCGAATTACGATGCAGCTCTTGCAGCAGTTAAATAA
- the dxr gene encoding 1-deoxy-D-xylulose-5-phosphate reductoisomerase produces the protein MIILGSTGSIGVNTLAIAERFNLNVDILAAGKNIALLNEQIRVHNPRIVVIADKDDAARVKHHDVRFGEEAILEAIESSKSELMVNAFVGFLGLRPTLKAIETGKRVALANKESLVAAGAFIDTSKIQPIDSEHFGLWYLLQNRAVSSMTITASGGAFRDWDLRDLPNATLEDTQKHPNWSMGQKITIDSATMVNKMFELLEARWLFGEGKYDAIIETKSLIHALVNFKDGSTTAHIANASMQLPISYAIMNKVDAQILEPVDLVKAGSLEFRAIDKARYPIWQIKEELLANPKRGVVINAANEAAIARFIAGEIGFMDISKHILKAYEHFLDEPKSVDDVFMLNKEVRRFCKV, from the coding sequence TTGATAATTCTCGGATCAACCGGCTCCATAGGAGTCAATACGCTCGCTATTGCGGAGCGTTTTAATCTTAACGTAGATATTCTGGCGGCAGGAAAAAATATCGCTCTTTTAAACGAACAGATAAGGGTGCATAACCCAAGAATAGTCGTTATCGCCGATAAGGATGATGCGGCTCGCGTAAAGCATCATGACGTACGTTTTGGCGAAGAAGCGATACTCGAAGCCATCGAGAGTTCAAAAAGCGAACTGATGGTAAACGCGTTTGTCGGGTTTTTAGGACTTCGTCCTACGCTTAAAGCGATAGAAACAGGCAAACGCGTGGCTTTGGCAAACAAAGAGAGTCTGGTCGCCGCGGGAGCTTTTATAGATACTTCCAAGATACAGCCCATCGACAGCGAGCATTTCGGACTCTGGTATCTGCTGCAAAACAGAGCGGTTTCAAGCATGACCATCACCGCAAGCGGTGGAGCGTTTCGTGACTGGGACCTCAGGGATCTGCCCAATGCGACGCTCGAAGATACCCAAAAACATCCGAACTGGTCGATGGGTCAGAAGATAACCATCGACTCTGCTACGATGGTTAACAAGATGTTCGAGCTTTTAGAGGCCAGATGGCTTTTCGGCGAAGGAAAATACGATGCCATCATCGAAACAAAATCGCTTATTCATGCGCTTGTGAACTTTAAAGACGGCTCTACGACGGCACATATAGCCAATGCTTCCATGCAGCTTCCCATCTCTTATGCGATCATGAACAAGGTCGATGCGCAGATACTAGAACCCGTCGACCTGGTAAAAGCCGGTTCTTTGGAGTTTAGAGCCATAGATAAAGCGCGTTATCCGATCTGGCAGATCAAAGAGGAACTTTTAGCCAATCCTAAACGGGGGGTCGTCATAAATGCGGCAAACGAAGCTGCGATCGCAAGGTTCATAGCAGGCGAGATAGGCTTTATGGATATTTCAAAGCATATTTTAAAAGCGTATGAGCACTTTTTGGATGAGCCAAAAAGCGTCGATGATGTCTTTATGCTAAATAAAGAAGTCAGAAGATTTTGTAAGGTCTGA
- the tsaD gene encoding tRNA (adenosine(37)-N6)-threonylcarbamoyltransferase complex transferase subunit TsaD translates to MILSIESSCDDSAVAITEIATRRLVFHKKISQELEHSVYGGVVPELASRLHAEALPRILELCKPYFSELKAVAVTTTPGLAVTLIEGVTMAKAVSIALGIPIISVNHLKGHIYSLFIEKETELPLTVLLVSGGHTQVIEAKSFDDMKVVASTMDDSFGESFDKVAKMMDLGYPGGPEIENLAKGGDRKRYDFTIPLHQSPKIAFSYSGLKNAVRLAVLEGTKEDYKDIAASFEHIAVAHLTQKLKKYFKANPPKKFAIVGGASANMYLRGQIEKLIAPYGAALLLSELKYCSDNAAMIGRVAVEMYERGMFTLQNELKVSSRSEL, encoded by the coding sequence TTGATATTAAGCATAGAAAGCTCATGTGACGACAGCGCCGTAGCGATCACCGAGATAGCCACACGTAGGCTTGTGTTTCATAAGAAGATATCTCAAGAGCTGGAACATTCGGTCTACGGAGGTGTCGTACCGGAACTCGCTTCGCGTCTTCACGCCGAAGCGCTTCCGCGTATCCTTGAGCTGTGCAAGCCGTACTTCAGCGAATTAAAAGCCGTCGCCGTCACGACAACGCCCGGACTCGCCGTCACTCTCATCGAGGGCGTGACGATGGCAAAGGCCGTAAGTATCGCTTTGGGTATTCCTATCATCTCGGTTAACCATCTCAAAGGGCATATATACTCTCTTTTTATAGAGAAAGAGACGGAGTTGCCTTTGACGGTACTACTTGTGTCCGGCGGACATACGCAGGTCATCGAAGCAAAGAGCTTTGACGATATGAAAGTTGTGGCATCTACGATGGACGACAGTTTCGGCGAGAGCTTTGATAAGGTCGCAAAGATGATGGATCTGGGTTATCCCGGAGGGCCGGAAATAGAAAATCTTGCAAAAGGCGGAGATAGAAAAAGATATGATTTTACGATCCCCCTTCATCAGTCTCCAAAGATCGCTTTTAGCTATTCTGGGTTGAAAAATGCCGTAAGACTTGCGGTCTTAGAGGGAACGAAAGAGGATTATAAAGATATCGCGGCTTCGTTTGAACACATAGCCGTCGCCCATCTTACTCAAAAACTAAAAAAATATTTTAAAGCGAATCCTCCAAAAAAATTTGCTATAGTTGGAGGTGCAAGTGCGAATATGTATCTCCGCGGGCAGATAGAAAAGTTGATAGCTCCGTACGGTGCGGCACTTTTGCTTTCGGAGTTGAAATATTGTTCGGATAATGCGGCTATGATAGGCAGAGTGGCGGTGGAGATGTACGAAAGGGGAATGTTTACTCTCCAAAATGAACTAAAGGTGAGTTCAAGAAGCGAGTTATAA
- a CDS encoding phosphatidate cytidylyltransferase: MDKVGSNKERVVTGLGLLAAVLVIGFIDSFLLTWLVLGVVYLLAFKEANELFGINNNSLFFYGALLWLVALFYPYGDDLFVIAGVIFFGAVAYTQNIPWKNFLPFLYPTAGMLFFWTLYQEYGMVSLLWLIVAVAGTDVGAYYVGKSIGKTPFCVTSPNKTMEGVVGGLVVATVLSFFIGITFVDMQKAIIISFLVSLSSIFGDLFESYLKRQAGVKDSGTILPGHGGVLDRIDGYLFGAIVMLVLLRGLV, translated from the coding sequence ATGGATAAAGTAGGTTCTAATAAAGAGAGGGTCGTGACCGGACTTGGACTTTTGGCCGCAGTTTTAGTGATAGGGTTTATAGACAGTTTTTTACTTACTTGGCTTGTTTTGGGAGTGGTATACCTGCTTGCTTTCAAAGAGGCGAACGAACTTTTTGGAATAAACAACAATTCACTCTTTTTTTACGGTGCGCTTTTATGGCTTGTAGCACTTTTTTATCCTTATGGAGACGATCTTTTCGTCATAGCCGGTGTTATATTCTTCGGAGCCGTCGCATACACTCAAAATATTCCATGGAAAAACTTTCTGCCGTTTTTATATCCGACTGCAGGGATGCTTTTCTTCTGGACGCTTTATCAAGAGTACGGCATGGTATCGCTTTTATGGCTGATCGTTGCGGTAGCGGGAACGGACGTAGGGGCGTACTATGTCGGAAAAAGTATAGGCAAAACGCCGTTTTGCGTAACGAGCCCCAATAAAACGATGGAAGGCGTTGTCGGCGGATTGGTAGTGGCGACCGTGCTCAGCTTTTTTATCGGTATAACGTTCGTGGATATGCAAAAAGCGATCATCATCTCGTTTTTAGTATCGCTGTCGTCTATTTTCGGCGATCTTTTTGAGAGTTATCTAAAACGTCAGGCAGGAGTCAAAGACAGCGGGACCATATTGCCTGGTCACGGCGGAGTACTGGATAGAATAGACGGCTATCTTTTCGGCGCCATCGTCATGCTTGTTCTTCTTCGCGGTCTGGTATAA
- a CDS encoding helical backbone metal receptor, whose product MSIRTIFGILFFMLTLWGDERIISLSPSITEIVYGLGGGKEMVATSEYSLYPKEARELPVIGGYGNPNLEKIVSARPTLVIGQDFNSAVLQKLQKFGIKTLMLRLQTIDEIKSSISKVAQTISKQKNAAKLIKEINDALKDAKKAKKPHSVMIVYGLKEDLRGGIYIAGHDIFFEDIIKACGNTNAYTSKLLSQPVLSYENVIALDPQQIIILHSKATEPNVDVKRALHNWYTLPTEASKNKKISIVDENYLHIPSQRVSLTIKRLCREMND is encoded by the coding sequence TTGAGCATAAGAACGATCTTTGGCATTTTATTTTTTATGCTCACCCTTTGGGGTGATGAGAGAATAATCTCTTTGAGCCCTTCCATCACGGAGATTGTTTACGGGCTTGGCGGCGGTAAAGAGATGGTCGCGACAAGCGAGTACTCGCTTTACCCCAAAGAAGCGAGAGAACTTCCCGTCATAGGAGGCTATGGTAATCCGAATCTTGAGAAGATCGTCTCCGCCCGGCCCACTTTGGTGATCGGTCAGGATTTTAACTCTGCCGTCTTGCAAAAACTGCAAAAATTCGGCATAAAAACCCTGATGCTGCGACTTCAGACCATAGATGAGATAAAAAGCTCCATTTCAAAAGTGGCACAAACCATCTCAAAACAAAAAAATGCCGCCAAACTCATAAAAGAGATCAACGATGCGTTAAAAGATGCCAAGAAAGCTAAAAAACCGCACTCCGTGATGATAGTTTACGGTCTCAAAGAGGATCTGCGAGGCGGCATCTATATAGCGGGGCACGATATTTTTTTCGAAGATATCATCAAAGCATGCGGAAATACAAACGCCTACACATCGAAGCTCCTCAGCCAGCCCGTGCTCAGCTATGAAAACGTCATAGCCCTCGATCCGCAGCAGATCATTATCCTGCACTCAAAAGCAACGGAGCCAAACGTCGATGTAAAACGTGCTCTTCATAACTGGTACACACTTCCTACCGAAGCTTCCAAAAACAAAAAAATATCGATAGTTGATGAAAACTATCTCCATATCCCCTCTCAAAGAGTCTCTCTTACGATAAAAAGACTTTGCAGGGAGATGAATGATTGA
- a CDS encoding alpha/beta hydrolase, with product MKALILHGWGGSDFPHWQSYLAGELAKDYGTVCFPLLKDKDAPKKDVWMQQVKEILQDFKPDTVICHSLANTLWFHLCHEAEMQKIKNLFLVAPPSLTCELEELSSFFPVGIPKELYAKSVVLITSTDDPYIDEEEAGLLAKSLNATHMTLKNAGHINASSGYGEWREIVELVKGADEV from the coding sequence ATGAAAGCATTGATACTTCACGGCTGGGGCGGAAGCGATTTTCCGCATTGGCAGAGCTACCTTGCGGGTGAGCTTGCAAAAGATTACGGAACGGTCTGTTTCCCTCTTTTAAAAGATAAGGATGCGCCGAAAAAAGATGTTTGGATGCAGCAGGTTAAAGAGATACTTCAAGACTTCAAGCCCGATACGGTAATATGCCACTCTTTGGCAAACACGCTTTGGTTTCATCTGTGCCATGAGGCTGAGATGCAAAAAATAAAAAACCTTTTTCTGGTCGCGCCGCCGAGTCTTACCTGCGAACTTGAAGAGTTGAGCAGTTTTTTTCCTGTCGGAATCCCAAAGGAACTTTATGCAAAAAGCGTTGTTCTGATTACATCGACAGACGATCCGTATATAGATGAAGAGGAAGCCGGACTTCTGGCAAAAAGTTTAAACGCTACGCACATGACCTTGAAAAATGCCGGACATATCAACGCAAGCAGCGGCTATGGAGAGTGGAGGGAGATAGTCGAACTGGTGAAAGGCGCAGATGAAGTTTGA
- a CDS encoding DNA adenine methylase, producing MNYIGSKSRLSVFLKEEISKVVEGELIEKIFCDIFAGTGIVGRSFKRDVKKVISNDLENYSFVLNKNYIENSSDMDEKQRYIDELNALNLRNDGFIYQNYCLGGSGKRQYFSDKNGKKIDTVRLQIKEWYENKTIDENMFYFLLASLLESADKVANTASMYGAYLKHLKKTAQKEMILESAHFETAGSGHRVYNEDANELIRKIEGDILYLDPPYNHREYGANYHLLNTIALYDEFEPRGKSGLREYKKSRYCKKKYVHNTFEELIKYAKFKYIFLSYNNEGLMSEKDVKEIMSKYGKYDLATTEYKRFKADKTEKRNHRTGSTFEYLHILQKDGF from the coding sequence ATGAACTATATAGGCTCCAAATCAAGATTGTCCGTTTTTTTAAAAGAGGAGATCTCAAAAGTTGTGGAGGGGGAGCTTATCGAGAAAATATTCTGTGATATCTTTGCCGGTACGGGTATAGTCGGCAGAAGTTTTAAGAGAGATGTAAAAAAAGTAATCAGCAACGATCTTGAAAACTACAGCTTTGTTTTAAATAAAAACTATATAGAGAACTCTTCGGACATGGATGAAAAGCAGAGATACATTGATGAACTTAACGCTTTGAATCTTAGAAACGACGGATTCATATATCAAAACTACTGTCTGGGCGGAAGCGGAAAAAGACAGTACTTCAGCGATAAGAACGGCAAGAAGATAGATACCGTGCGCTTGCAGATAAAAGAGTGGTATGAAAATAAAACTATAGATGAAAACATGTTCTATTTCCTGCTGGCATCGCTTTTGGAGAGTGCGGATAAGGTCGCCAATACGGCTTCAATGTATGGAGCGTATCTTAAGCACCTTAAAAAGACGGCTCAAAAAGAGATGATACTTGAATCTGCGCATTTTGAAACGGCCGGTTCGGGGCATAGAGTTTATAATGAAGATGCAAACGAACTGATAAGAAAGATAGAGGGTGATATCTTGTATCTGGACCCGCCCTATAACCATAGAGAGTACGGTGCAAACTACCATCTGCTCAACACCATTGCTCTTTACGACGAATTCGAACCGCGCGGTAAAAGCGGTCTTAGAGAGTACAAAAAGAGCCGATACTGTAAAAAAAAATATGTTCATAATACTTTTGAAGAGCTTATAAAGTATGCAAAGTTCAAATATATCTTTTTGAGTTATAACAATGAAGGACTTATGAGCGAAAAGGACGTGAAAGAGATAATGTCAAAGTATGGAAAATACGACTTGGCGACAACCGAGTATAAAAGATTTAAAGCCGATAAAACGGAAAAAAGAAACCATAGAACCGGTTCTACTTTCGAGTATCTTCATATTTTGCAAAAGGACGGATTTTGA
- a CDS encoding TonB-dependent receptor, giving the protein MKNSIKTSLVLASLIGSLYAQDTVTLEPLRIDSTAIKTDELRSTDAVEVYTAEDIQKAHVQNVYEFLNQQTSIVTMPSYGNPFSQLIDLHGYGTSNGNQNVVVTVNGRRLNSIDSLAQLLASISPSSIARIEIIKSSGIVVGGDGANAGVINITTKQNNDKEVAFYGGTYGTADGSFYFGHSDDRFSVSASGETQKSDGTRYIDSSGNKDKNKFSTGTFNLSYALTQKLELRLGASFARTDVIYASYLTKNAYNSDPTQKSASFYPSTHQLFDTDTLSAGADYYIDDAFALHIDASHEKKKSDYVTYASVSYYDSDSVKTSLDYITKKVSLSIGYDGFFGDRKSSSDKTGKNNNAGFVMSEFYLGKATFKAGYRLEDVAYTYKSTSSDLNKHVLLHGGELGYNYALDKKSSVFANYSHSYQAPDIDKFFDYGGTFNSFISPMEANNFTFGYNNITNTNKFKISFYYIDLKNEIYYHKTGAFTGENTNIDKSHKYGADLYDKLVINKHFNVALNYNYVQALIDDEKMGSDDYTNKKLPGVSDHSLKATLCYLPNRNTTLALTQIYRSEAYAANDFNNDFSQKQDAYMNTDLSVTYAKKTWEVFAKINNLFNQKNGLWVQDDAIYPVNFTTTATAGLKLRF; this is encoded by the coding sequence ATGAAAAACAGTATCAAAACATCACTGGTCCTGGCATCACTCATCGGTTCGCTTTACGCACAAGACACGGTGACGCTCGAACCGCTGAGGATCGACTCGACCGCCATAAAAACCGATGAGCTCAGATCGACCGATGCCGTAGAGGTCTATACTGCCGAAGACATACAAAAGGCCCATGTACAAAACGTTTATGAGTTCTTAAACCAGCAGACTTCCATAGTTACAATGCCCTCTTACGGAAACCCGTTCTCCCAGCTCATCGATCTTCACGGATACGGCACGAGTAACGGAAACCAAAACGTCGTCGTCACGGTAAACGGCAGAAGACTTAACAGCATCGACAGTCTTGCACAGCTTCTCGCGTCTATCTCCCCCTCTTCGATCGCACGCATAGAGATCATCAAATCAAGCGGGATCGTCGTCGGAGGAGACGGAGCCAATGCAGGCGTCATCAACATAACGACAAAACAGAACAATGATAAAGAGGTTGCATTTTACGGCGGGACATACGGCACAGCCGACGGTTCATTCTACTTCGGCCACAGCGATGACAGATTTTCTGTATCGGCAAGCGGCGAAACGCAAAAATCAGACGGTACGAGATATATAGACTCTAGCGGAAACAAAGACAAGAACAAGTTCTCTACGGGCACTTTCAACCTTTCATACGCTTTGACGCAAAAGCTTGAACTGCGTCTGGGAGCAAGTTTTGCAAGGACCGACGTCATCTACGCAAGCTACCTTACAAAAAATGCTTACAACTCCGACCCTACGCAAAAAAGCGCCTCTTTTTATCCCTCGACCCATCAGCTTTTTGATACGGATACTCTAAGCGCGGGAGCGGACTACTATATCGACGATGCATTTGCTTTACACATCGATGCGTCGCATGAAAAGAAAAAATCTGATTATGTGACATATGCCTCTGTTTCCTATTATGATTCCGATTCTGTAAAGACCTCTTTGGACTATATCACGAAAAAAGTCAGTCTGAGCATCGGTTATGACGGATTTTTCGGAGACAGAAAAAGTTCAAGCGACAAAACCGGAAAAAACAACAATGCGGGATTTGTAATGAGCGAGTTTTATCTGGGAAAAGCCACTTTTAAAGCCGGATACCGCTTAGAAGACGTAGCATACACCTACAAGAGCACCTCTTCAGATCTCAACAAGCATGTACTTCTGCACGGAGGAGAACTCGGATATAACTATGCCTTGGATAAAAAAAGCTCTGTATTTGCGAACTATTCACACTCCTATCAGGCACCCGATATCGACAAGTTCTTCGATTACGGAGGGACATTCAACAGTTTTATCTCTCCAATGGAAGCCAATAACTTCACTTTTGGTTATAACAATATCACAAACACCAACAAGTTTAAAATCTCTTTTTATTATATCGATCTGAAAAATGAGATCTACTACCATAAAACAGGAGCCTTTACGGGAGAGAACACGAATATAGACAAGTCGCATAAATATGGAGCGGATCTGTACGACAAACTTGTCATAAACAAACACTTCAACGTTGCGCTGAACTACAACTATGTTCAAGCACTCATCGACGACGAAAAGATGGGAAGCGACGACTATACGAACAAAAAACTTCCCGGCGTTAGCGATCACAGTCTTAAAGCGACGCTTTGCTATCTGCCAAACAGAAACACCACGCTTGCTCTGACCCAGATCTATCGGTCAGAAGCTTACGCAGCAAACGACTTCAACAACGATTTCAGTCAAAAACAGGATGCCTACATGAACACCGACCTCTCTGTGACCTATGCAAAGAAAACTTGGGAAGTTTTTGCTAAAATAAACAATCTGTTCAACCAAAAGAACGGCCTGTGGGTGCAAGACGACGCTATCTATCCCGTAAATTTCACCACCACCGCGACTGCCGGATTGAAACTAAGATTCTAA
- a CDS encoding TIGR04219 family outer membrane beta-barrel protein: MKKMISMLAVGAALASASYADITRVEMGVGAWMQTPRGDASYNPSSGVGGSDTLKKDQKTSAYVWLFIKHPIPVLPNLRLEYSTLEAKGTPTGTWGSYTFTGGTSKLDVTQYDIIPYYNILDNTAWITLDLGLDAKVIDAKYSATQAAIGTYENKASVVIPMAYLRARVEIPSTNIAVEGDVKYVSYGSSKFSDVRAKIDYTFDFMPVVQPAIEVGYRQENIKIDYSSADVKTDITFSGFYTGLMLRF; this comes from the coding sequence ATGAAAAAAATGATATCCATGTTGGCAGTCGGTGCAGCTCTCGCGTCTGCTTCATATGCAGATATAACAAGAGTCGAGATGGGTGTAGGTGCCTGGATGCAAACCCCTAGAGGAGATGCCTCGTACAATCCCTCTTCGGGAGTCGGCGGTAGCGATACGCTGAAAAAAGATCAAAAAACATCGGCATATGTATGGTTGTTCATAAAACATCCCATTCCGGTACTTCCCAATCTTCGTCTGGAATACTCCACGTTAGAAGCAAAAGGAACACCGACGGGAACCTGGGGCAGCTATACTTTTACCGGCGGGACAAGTAAGCTCGATGTAACCCAGTACGACATAATCCCTTATTACAATATTTTAGACAATACAGCGTGGATAACACTGGACCTTGGTCTGGATGCCAAAGTGATAGATGCGAAGTACAGTGCGACTCAAGCAGCGATCGGGACTTATGAAAATAAAGCATCCGTAGTGATCCCTATGGCGTATTTAAGGGCGAGAGTGGAGATACCTTCAACAAATATCGCAGTAGAAGGCGATGTAAAATATGTTTCTTACGGAAGCTCAAAGTTTTCCGATGTAAGAGCGAAGATTGATTATACTTTTGATTTTATGCCTGTCGTACAGCCTGCGATCGAAGTAGGGTACAGACAAGAGAACATCAAGATTGACTATAGCTCTGCCGATGTCAAAACAGATATAACCTTTTCAGGGTTTTATACAGGTCTGATGCTAAGATTCTAA
- a CDS encoding NFACT family protein, translating into MLMKLSHLKQLIVYFKKFEKIGAIYRVSDTIIKVVFDRDDEVYFDMQRSNSAVFKCESYTRSKVYNAPFDVVLAKRFNRCEIEDVALVKGDKILRFATVQKGAYKEIKTYLQFEFTGKYTNVIILDEEERVLEALRHIDLFSSFREVKVGQKLLPPPAAPFAAREYPIEDIEKFLYDVYSERSEKRLESLKKQKLSFLQKKLSRLEKFYDELEDESVLEREVRENEHFGNLILSNLHLIKPYQKLLYVKDYDGSDVQIGLDTLFAVPSDIAKHFFRLSKKAKQKARNLHIERASLEEKMEFLKHFIQTVKNARDISRIELLFPAKKQEKRTKQNESIEQFFIDGYKVMLGKSEKGNIELLQKAKAKDTWLHLKDRPSAHVIIVTDKQSLPQHIIYEAARLCVDFSLFEKGRYLVDYTQRREVKIQDGANVLYYKYNTIEVDNTL; encoded by the coding sequence ATGCTTATGAAACTTTCCCATTTAAAGCAGCTTATCGTATATTTTAAAAAATTCGAGAAGATAGGTGCCATATACAGAGTGTCCGATACCATCATTAAAGTGGTGTTCGACCGAGACGACGAAGTCTATTTCGATATGCAGCGTTCGAATTCCGCCGTTTTCAAGTGTGAGAGCTACACCCGTTCAAAAGTCTACAACGCGCCTTTTGACGTCGTTCTTGCAAAACGCTTCAACCGCTGTGAGATCGAAGACGTTGCTCTTGTCAAAGGCGATAAGATACTGCGCTTTGCAACGGTTCAAAAAGGTGCATACAAAGAGATAAAGACATACCTTCAGTTCGAATTTACGGGAAAATACACGAACGTCATCATTTTAGACGAAGAGGAGAGGGTTCTTGAAGCTTTGCGCCATATAGACCTTTTCTCCTCATTTCGCGAGGTAAAAGTCGGACAAAAACTGCTGCCCCCTCCCGCAGCTCCGTTTGCCGCCAGAGAATATCCGATAGAAGATATCGAAAAGTTTTTGTATGATGTATATAGCGAAAGAAGCGAAAAAAGGCTTGAATCGCTGAAAAAACAGAAACTTTCATTTTTACAGAAAAAACTTTCGCGTCTTGAAAAGTTCTACGACGAACTCGAAGACGAGTCCGTATTGGAGCGCGAAGTACGAGAAAATGAGCATTTCGGAAATCTTATTCTCTCTAATCTGCATCTGATCAAACCCTATCAAAAGCTTTTATACGTAAAAGATTATGACGGAAGCGATGTACAGATAGGTCTGGATACTTTATTTGCAGTTCCCTCGGATATAGCGAAACATTTTTTCAGACTTTCGAAAAAAGCCAAGCAAAAAGCCAGAAATCTTCATATCGAGCGCGCTTCGTTAGAGGAAAAAATGGAGTTTTTGAAACATTTTATACAAACGGTAAAAAATGCCCGTGATATTTCCAGGATCGAACTTCTGTTCCCCGCAAAAAAACAGGAAAAAAGAACGAAACAAAACGAATCGATCGAACAGTTTTTTATAGACGGTTATAAAGTGATGCTGGGAAAAAGCGAGAAAGGAAACATCGAACTTTTGCAAAAAGCAAAAGCAAAAGACACTTGGCTGCACCTCAAAGACAGACCTTCGGCTCATGTCATCATAGTCACCGATAAACAATCGCTGCCGCAGCATATAATCTATGAAGCCGCCAGACTCTGCGTAGATTTTTCATTATTTGAAAAAGGGCGCTATTTGGTCGATTATACCCAAAGACGAGAGGTAAAGATTCAAGATGGCGCAAATGTGCTTTACTATAAATACAACACAATAGAGGTTGATAACACTCTTTAG